One segment of Erigeron canadensis isolate Cc75 chromosome 2, C_canadensis_v1, whole genome shotgun sequence DNA contains the following:
- the LOC122589590 gene encoding staphylococcal-like nuclease CAN2 isoform X2: MAAVKCNEARAARNYDRAYALHKQIKDAGYGVLYINRRQMLARKYRIRLRGIDAPENAMPYGKEAKDELVKIISGQCLKILVYNEDQYGRFVGDIYCNGIFVQKLMLKKGLAWHYTAYDNRPKLAKWEKCARDKRIGLWASSNPEMPWKWRRNHPEQRY; this comes from the exons ATGGCGGCTGTCAAATGCAATGAAGCGCGTGCTGCGAGGAACTATGACAGAGCATATGCATTGCATAAGCAAATTAAAGATGCAGGATATGG GGTGCTATATATCAATCGTAGGCAAATGCTAGCACGAAAGTATCGAATTAGACTAAG GGGAATAGATGCGCCTGAAAACGCAATGCCTTACGGAAAAGAGGCTAAGGATGAGCTGGTGAAGATAATCTCTGGGCAGTGCTTGAAAATTTTGGTCTATAATGAAGATCAGTATGGTCGTTTTGTTGGGGATATCTACTGTAATGGCATCTTTGTGCAG AAATTAATGCTGAAGAAAGGACTTGCGTGGCACTACACTGCCTATGACAACCGGCCGAAATTAGCAAAG TGGGAGAAATGTGCCAGAGATAAGAGAATCGGGTTGTGGGCTTCATCGAATCCTGAAATGCCATGGAAATGGAGGAGGAACCATCCTGAACAAAGATATTAA
- the LOC122589590 gene encoding staphylococcal-like nuclease CAN1 isoform X1: MGIITIIIVVIIAISLLKRYLQCGFSSDSDTPAGVKLVLNTFPVDSRAVQDGDGVIVYVSVSISDAPKKVVMAAVKCNEARAARNYDRAYALHKQIKDAGYGVLYINRRQMLARKYRIRLRGIDAPENAMPYGKEAKDELVKIISGQCLKILVYNEDQYGRFVGDIYCNGIFVQKLMLKKGLAWHYTAYDNRPKLAKWEKCARDKRIGLWASSNPEMPWKWRRNHPEQRY, encoded by the exons atgggaataattacaataataatagtagtaataataGCCATTAGTTTACTAAAAAGGTATCTTCAATGTGGTTTTTCTTCCGACAGTGACACCCCTGCGGGTGTCAAGCTTGTGTTAAACACATTTCCG GTAGATTCAAGGGCAGTACAAGATGGGGATGGTGTAATAGTCTATGTTAGTGTTAGCATCTCAGATGCCCCCAAAAAGGTTGTAATGGCGGCTGTCAAATGCAATGAAGCGCGTGCTGCGAGGAACTATGACAGAGCATATGCATTGCATAAGCAAATTAAAGATGCAGGATATGG GGTGCTATATATCAATCGTAGGCAAATGCTAGCACGAAAGTATCGAATTAGACTAAG GGGAATAGATGCGCCTGAAAACGCAATGCCTTACGGAAAAGAGGCTAAGGATGAGCTGGTGAAGATAATCTCTGGGCAGTGCTTGAAAATTTTGGTCTATAATGAAGATCAGTATGGTCGTTTTGTTGGGGATATCTACTGTAATGGCATCTTTGTGCAG AAATTAATGCTGAAGAAAGGACTTGCGTGGCACTACACTGCCTATGACAACCGGCCGAAATTAGCAAAG TGGGAGAAATGTGCCAGAGATAAGAGAATCGGGTTGTGGGCTTCATCGAATCCTGAAATGCCATGGAAATGGAGGAGGAACCATCCTGAACAAAGATATTAA